Sequence from the Piscinibacter sp. HJYY11 genome:
GTCTACGCCGTCGTGCCGGCCCCACCCACGACCGGCACCGATGCGATCCGCGTGGCGATGATCTACAAGCCGGGCACGCTCGCACTCTCGGGCTCCCCAATGAGCGACGGCAACGCGATCCACAACCGCCCACCGTTCGCGCAGACCTTCTCGGCCGGTGGCCAGAGGTTCAGCGTGGTCGTCAACCACTTCAAGTCCAAGGGCAGCTGCCCCTCGGGCGGCGCGGACGCCGACCAGGGCGACGGCCAAGGCTGCTGGAACAGCACGCGCCGCCAGCAGGCAACCGCGCTCCTGAGCTTCATCAACACGGTGAAGACGGCGGCGGCAGACGACGACGTGATCGTGATCGGCGACCTCAACGCCTACGGGCAGGAAGACCCGGTGAACGACCTGGTGGTTGGCGGCCTCGTGAACGAGGCCGCGGGCGGCTACTCCTACGTGTTCGACGGCGAAGCCGGTGCGCTCGACCACGCCCTGACCACGCCCAGCCTGTCGACGCAGGTGACGGGCGCGGTGCACTGGCACATCAACGCCGACGAGCCGTCGATCATCGACTACAACCTCGATTTCAAGCAGCCGGCCTGCCCGACCTGCGGCCCCGACTACTACAGCGCCACACCCTACCGTGCGTCCGACCACGACCCGGTGGTGATCGGCCTGAACCTCTCGAGCGGCACGGCGCAGACGATCAGCTTCGGCACGCTGCCCAACCGCATCATCGGCTCCGGCAGTTTCGCGGTGAACGCCACGGCCAGCTCGGGCCTCGTGGTGAGCTTCAGCTCCACCACGCCGTCGACCTGCGGCGTGACGGCCGGTGGCACGGTGAGCCTGCTGGCGGTCGGTACCTGCACCGTGCGGGCCGACCAGTCTGGCAATGGCACCTACGCCGCAGCACCGAGCGTCGACCGCTCGTTCAGCATCACCGCCACAGGCGCGGCGCAGACGATCACCTTCCCACCGCTGCCCGATGTGCCGGTGACGGGCGGCCCGGTCACGCTCGCCGGTACCGCGAGCTCCGGACTCGTCGTGAGCTACAGCAGCCTGACGCCGCTCGTGTGCACCGTGATTGGCAGCACGCTCACGCTCGTGGCCACCGGCACCTGCACGGTGGCGGCCGACCAGGGCGGCAACTTCACCTATGCCGCCGCGGCGCAGGTCAGCCAGTCTTTCGCCGTCACGGCCGCCGGCCCGGGCGGTGGGGATGGCGAGGTGCCGACGCTGCCCGAGTGGGCGGCGATCCTGATGGCGACACTGCTCTTCGGGGTGGCGGCGCGGCGCCAGGCTGGTCGAAAGTGAACAGGGTGGCGCGGGCATGGTCCATGCTCGTCGCACGGAGCCCTCTGCCGTGGGTGGTGTGACACAGCGGGGCGTGCCCCGCTGTGGCGCAACCAGGCCGCTGCGGTGTCCTCAACCAGTGCATGAGGTGCCCGACATGAGCTTTGCGCAGCAGACTGCCACGGTGTACAGCTTCAAGTCCTACACGAGGGCCGAAGACGGTCCCGAGCTGTCCACCTTCAAGGCAACGCGACGGGCGATCGCCTTCACCTTCCTCGGTGAGGTGGTGGAGGGAACGGCCGAGCAGGTGGAACTCTCGGCGTTGGACCCACAAGGTGCCTACCGGCGCGTGGCCACGGGATGGGGCGAACTGGGCAAACACTGAGCCCGGAGGCGGCTCACCGTTCCTTGCGGGGCCGCCCAGCCTTCAGTTTCGTCAACCCGTCGAGGGCGGTTAGCAGGGCAGTTTCGTCCAGCCGGGCCAACGCATGCAGGCCGGCGCGCAGCAGCTCGCTTTTCTTCGCGGCATGGCCTGCGAGAAGCGCCCGCTTCTTCAGGGCTGCGATCAAGTCGAAGTCCTGCTGCGGCATGGTGAAGCTGTCACGGACCAGCCTCGGCTTCTTGCCGGCAAGCTTGGCCTCGGCGGGAGCCGCGTCGACCTCCTTCTTTGCCGGTGTGGCCTTGCGCGCGGCCGACTTTTGCGTCGGGGCCTTGGCCGCCGGTGACTTTCGGCCGGGGGCGCGTGAGGTCGTGGCTTTGCGAGCAGGGGTGCGAAGGGGCTTAGACGTGGCCGTGGACATGGGCTCTCCTTGAAAATCGTATATATGGTTTATATCATTCAGCCAGGTCGTTGAAATCGTTGGTGCTTGCTCGTCGGAAAAGCCCGGTCAAACCGTGCCTTCTGTCACACAAGTATCCGGCGTGCCTGCGTACCATGCGAATCAGACAGCCGTGATGAAGGAGACATGTCATGCAGCTGGTCGGTGCGGCCGCATTTGCGGCCATGGCCGTCGTGAACGCCACCCTGTGGGTGGCGATGCTGATGGCAGTGTTCAGACGGACGAAGGTCCACCACTGATCTGAGGTCAGCGCCCCGGTTGCGGTGGTCTGGACGGTGTCGTCCAGTGCTGCGCCAGGGTGATGGCGAACGCGGCGGCCACGAGGCCGAGTGCCAGGCGCCCGCCGCCATTCAGGAAGACGTTCCACCACAACAAGGGCGACGAGCTGCCAGGCTCGTACATCTTCAGCTGCACGTCCCACAGCCATGCGGCGAGCGAAAAGGGCGTATCCAGCAGCAGCACCACCATGGCGGCCCCGGCGGCAACGCCGAGCCGCACGATGAACTCGAGCAAGCGCGCAGGCCACGCCAGCACGAGCACGGCAAGCACGAGGAGCGGCTGCATCACCGTGCCCACCGTCGTGCTCGCCACGACCACCTGCTGCCCATCGGGCACGATGGCCTGCCCACCGAGGAAGAGCGTGCGCTCCTGCACGGCCAGGGCACCAATGGTGGTGTTTGCGCGCTCCTGCGTCAGCTCGAAGTGCTGGATCGAGAAGTCATCCGCCACCACGGCCAGCGCCTCACGGAGCATCGGCAGCAGCAGTTGCGCCACATCCCGAGCACCGATGTGTGCCATGGTCAGCACCACGGCCGCGGCCAGCAGCACACGCAGCACGAGTGCCTTGCTCATGTGGCAGGGGCCGCACTCGGCGCCGGACTGCTGTGCGCAAGCCAAAGGTGGAAGAAGAGCCCCGTCAGCACCACCATCGCCAGCGGCGCCGCCGCCGTGTGCAGCAGGTCGAACACGCCCGGGTCGCTCCGATAGGCATAGAAGAGCACCACGATGCGCAGCACGTTGAGCACAAGCACCCAAGCCAAGCCTGCGATCCAACCGCCGAGGCGCTTGCGCCACGTCATGGGGAACACCAGCAACGCGGCCGTCAGCATGAACACCACGTCGGTGCCCTCGCAGCCGAAGAGCACGTTGATGCCGCCACCGGGGGCGGTGATGCGCGGCCCCTTCGCGACAGCATGGATCTCGGGCGTGAGCGTCGTGATGACCTGCGTGGCGCTCTGCACGGTCAGGTGGTGCACCCACAGTCGCTCTACCCAGCTGCCGCGTGCAGCCTCCCAGCCGGCCTGCATCGCCATGAAGAGCAGCATGAAGGCCAGCGCGCGCCAGGCGAGGCTGCGCAGCGGCAGGCCCCTGATCGAGGGGGTGTTGATGGCATCGCTCATGCATGCAGTGTGGCGTCGGCATGTGACACCTTGCACACGGTTGACCTGAAGGGATCACCCCTCACGGACGCAAGGTCGACGGCTTGTCACAGCCGATGCGCAGACTGATGCCGACACGAGTGAGGGATGCGACGTGATCCGGGAGCAGAAGACGAGACGGGCTACGGGACATTGGCTGGCGATGATCGCCGCCGGTGGCGCGCTGCTCGCCGCCACGCCGAGCAGCGCCGAGCGTCCGGGCCAGGTGCTGACCGCAGTGCGCGAGCACCGCCTGCCGACGGCGGCCCCACGCCCTTCGGTGCAAAGCCAGTTCGGCTCGGTGGGGAGCGGTGCGCGCAGTGCGCGCCCGCGTGCCGATGACGTGGTGTCCGACGCGCGCCGCGCACCGAAGGAAGAGCCGATGCTGGAACCCTGGTCGCTGATGGCCGGTGGTTTGAGCGTGATGGTCTTCATCGCCCGTCGGCGCCGATCCGACTGACGCCCTCGACAGCGCCGCGGGGCAAGCGCGGCGCGACTTCCCGTATCACTTCATGGCCAGCAGCGTGCGGGCTTCGTCGAGGCCGGGCAGTGCGGTCTTGCTGTCGAGCGCCTTCTTCAGGTGCGCCTGGGCGCGGGCGGTGTCGCCCTTCTTGTGCAGGGCCAGGCCGAGGTGCAACTGGAGCAATGCGGCATCTGGCGCGCGCTTCACGGCGCGCTCGAGCACGATGACGGCTTCGCCGTACTGGCCGAGCTTGTAATGCGTCCAGCCCAGCGTGTCC
This genomic interval carries:
- a CDS encoding archaeosortase/exosortase family protein, coding for MSDAINTPSIRGLPLRSLAWRALAFMLLFMAMQAGWEAARGSWVERLWVHHLTVQSATQVITTLTPEIHAVAKGPRITAPGGGINVLFGCEGTDVVFMLTAALLVFPMTWRKRLGGWIAGLAWVLVLNVLRIVVLFYAYRSDPGVFDLLHTAAAPLAMVVLTGLFFHLWLAHSSPAPSAAPAT